From the Lysinibacillus fusiformis genome, the window TATGGAGACATAAACCATTCGGACAACCAATTTCAATGGATGAGCTTTGGAAGGTCATAGAGGAGAGGACACCATTAATAGAAGAAATATATAGATTAGTAAAGTAAGGAAGAACTCTGTTTTTATTTACTAGTTTCTCATCTATTATTCAGTGAAATAACTATTATCATAAAAAATCAGAGGTGATACAATGAAATCATTTGTTATAAATAGGAAATTTAGTTTATTTAATGATGGTACTAATCATATCAGTCAACACTATTTCTCTTTATTTATAGACAGTACGCGAATGAAAATGCCAGTAAAAGCAATGTCTCACTTATTCTATACTTTTGTTGCTTATGAAGAGGAATATGAGCCTCACCATTTGTTTGAAGAAGCATTCGTAGATCTTGAAATGGCGTTAATAGAACTGCAACAATTAATAAAGGATATTCATTTAACAACAGCATCTGATACTGTTTTCGAACTCGGCATGCTATATGAATTTATTGAATCTTTTATTCAAAAACACAACACATTATATCCAAAAAAGAATAACAAAGTGTTGGAGCATATCCATTCTAGTCTGATCATTGATTTAATTGAGCTCTTTTCACGATTATCCGACTTATCAATTTCCACTGAACCATTCTATAAAGGTATTCAAGCATTATGTCACGCTGTAAAGCAAAAATCTGAGATATACAAGGAAATAGCATATAACAGAATGGAAATACGTTTTCCATGTTGGTTAGAGGTTGAGCAAATGATTATTTACCACCATTTAGCGGAAAATTTGTGGCTATCACTTAATAGGTTATCATTAAATCCTATTAGTAGTGATTTTAAAGGGGATCTTCAATTTTATTACGATGATATTTTAGGTCATAATTTCCATTGGATGTTTCAGAGGGAGATGGGGAATTTTGAATAATATATATGAATTGGTTAGCGAAAAAACGCTAGAATTACGTCTTTTTTGTGATGAGCAAGGAATCTCTTTCCCAATCTATGAATCAGCATTTGAATTATTATCAAAGGATGCATCAATGCATTCTCTTTTAAAAATCAGTGAAAGACTTAAGTACCATTCAATATCCTCTCTAAAACAAAAAGAACTACAACAACTGTATCATTGGTTTTCGGATTTACATGACATCAACAAAGAAAATCCAGTTATCTTAAAAAGCTATTTTATTTATATAAAACAAATATATTTATTAATCATAGAAGCTCAAACATTGTACTACCAACGGTTAACTAATATAACATCCAAAATATCCTTTTATCAAGAGTCCCTTCTATTAAAAAGTGCATCTCGGCTTCAAACATTAGAGGCGATGAAACGTATGGAGCTTTTTTTCTGTGATATTTTGCAACCATCAATTAAATCTGATCAATTGAAATTATACACTCTTATTGATTATGCAAAAATAGGCGTCAATTTATCATCGGAAAGTGGTGGTCTGATAAAGAGGTGAAGCATTTAATTTTTCGTCAAAGCTTTCAGCAAGGTATTGAAAACCTATAATGGTTCATTTAATTCAGTTATGCACATATTGATGAAAAAGACCATAGACAAGATTACTTGTCTATGGTCTAAAAGTCTTTACATTTATCTATTCAATAACTGAATTGTCATCACTACTAGCAGCACTATCTGTTCCTGTATTGCCACTTGTTAGGCTCGATGATTGCTCGTTTAGGCCAAGATGGTTTTTGAAAATCTCTTTTGTTTCTTCAACAGAATCTTGATTTAACTGGTAATAATAAATACCAGTAGATGTATCATCCGTGCCATCTAATGTTAAGGAATCGATACGTGGTGCACCTTTTGATAAATAAGATAAGAAGGACTTCATTTCAGTGAATGTCATATCTGTTTTCATATTATCACCAAGAGCTTTAATGACATCATCATATTTCGTAACGGACTTAACAGAAGCGACTTTTTTAATAATCGCAGAAAGAATTTCTTGTTGACGTTTACCACGCTCAATATCATTATCTTGTTTACGTGTTCTTGCAAGTGCAAGTGCCTCACTACCATTTAAATGCTGTAAGCCTGGCTGTAAGTTAATTGTAAACTTATCAAATTCATCTAATTCATGTAAAGCATATGGTACTTCAGCTTCAATACCACCTAAAGCATCGACTACATCAATAAAGGCATTGAAATTCATACGTACATAGTAATTGATAGGAATATCAAATAGTTCCTCTACTGTTTCAATCGTAGTAAGTGTTCCACCCATAGCATGAGCATGAGTAATTTTATCTTTATAACCTACTTTAGGAATATAAACGTATGAATCACGAGGAATACTTAGCATTTTAATTGTATGGGTTTTATTATTTAATGTAGCTAAAACGAGTGCATCGGAGCGTGAATGGTCTGAACCTTGCCCACGATTATCACTATCATCAACCCCTACAAATAAAATAGATACATTATCTTGTACAGGCTCTACTTTCTCTACACGTTGCGTAGAAACCTCTCGACCTTCTAACTCCTCATATGCTGAGTCTGCAGCATGCTCTACCTGTTTTGTAAGGTAAACAGCATAAGCCGTTACACAAATCACCAAGCTGGCAACAAGGAGTAGTGTAACTTTTATAATTAAGGAAGCTTTAGAAGATCTCTTTTTATTTGGACTAACAGATCTTTTTTTCATAATAGATATATTCTCCTCTAATTATTGGGAATAATAATGCGATGAAGCTAAATTTTATTCAATTTTAACTCAGTAGTTGTGTGGATAATAAAATAGCTTAACAAAAAAATTATACTATGCATATTTAGTTTCGACAATTAAAACTATTTAATTGACAATAAATTCTACAAATTGAGCATCTTCGAAAGTGGTGGAAGCCTGTCCATTAGTCATTTCTGTTATCCAACTTCGGAACTGTTCCTCTTCCTCTTTTGGCACAGAAACAATGATTTCAACACCCTCCAAATAGCGTATTTCCTCTAAAGTATATAATGAACTTCTTATTTCATTTTCGACTTTTCCTAGCCATGTATAGTCAATTGCTACTTTCATGAAATGATGCAGTTTACGTTCAACTACCTGTGCAGCAATCAATCCCTCTGTAGTTGCTTTTCCGTAAGCACGAATGAGACCACCACCACCGAGCTTAATGCCTCCAAAATAGCGAGTCACAACAACGACCGTATCTTTTAACCCTTGTTTTTTTAAGACCTCTAACATAGGGACGCCTGCTGTACCGCTAGGTTCCCCATCATCATTTGCCTTTTGAATATGATCATGCTCGCCAATAATATAAGCAGAGCAGTTATGTGTTGCATTATGATGCAATTTTTTTATACCATCTATAAAAGAAATTGCATCCTCTTCCGTTTCTGCACGTTCTATATAAGTAAGAAAGCGAGATTTGGAAATGACGATTTCGCTTTCACCATATCCTTTTACAGTTAAATAGTTTTCTCTCATTCGTATCAATCTCCTTTTAACTAGAGTTCTATTCTATAATTTTCATGAAGAAAAAGCATTAAATTTTAGCATGGTAATGCTATAATAGGTGTAGACTAGGGAATATGTGATTTTAGTCTATTAAATTAGTAAGTAATCATAAGACATTAGACTGGGGAGTATACTATGTTTTCAAATGATACCTTCGATTTAAAGTCGCTTGATGACATTTTCAATCGAATGTTAGATACAATCATGAGCTCAAAGGATGATATCTTTATTATAAGTGAACAAAGCCGCAGAAGCTTTGAAGATATGCAAAAAGAGCTAGAAATTGTTCGAAAACAAATATCAATCGTAATTGATGATGGCGATGCATTGGAAAAAAGTACGCAGCTTGCTAAGCAACGACTTGTATTAGTGAGTAAAGCTTTTGATAATTATACCGAAGAACAAGTTAGAGAAGCATATGAAACTGCACATGATTTTCAAGTAAAGCTCTCCGTTATTAGAACACAAGAAAAACAGCTACGGGATAAAAGAGATGATCTAGAGAGAAGATTAAGAGGATTACTCGATACGATTGAACGTGCTGATCATATTGTCAATCAGGTAAATGTCGTTTTGAATTACTTAACTTCAGATTTAAAAAATGTTGGTTTAGCCCTTGAACAAGCAAAAATGAAGCAAGATTTTGGGATACGTATTATTGCAGCTCAAGAAGAAGAGCGGAAGCGTTTATCGAGGGAGATTCACGATGGACCTGCTCAAATGCTTGCAAATGTACTTATGCGCACTGATTTAATAGATAGAACGTATCGTGAAAAAGGTATTGAAAAGGCATTGGCTGAAATTGCCGATTTAAAGAAAACGGTACGCAATGCTTTATCTGAGGTGCGACGTATTATTTATGATCTACGACCAATGGCACTTGATGATTTGGGAATTATTCCGACATTAAAGAAGTATTTATCGACAGTAACTGAATATAATCCAGGTGTTGAAATTCATTTCCAATCGAGAAGTACAGAAAAACGTATACCTTCAAATTATGAAGTATCCATTTTCCGATTAGTGCAAGAATGTGTAACAAATGCCATGAAGCATGGAAAGTGTAAAGACATTTGGGTGAAGCTTGAATGGTTAAAAGATGCCGTCAATATTGTTGTAAAAGATGATGGTATAGGCTTTGACCCACAAGTAGTGAAGGACCATTCCTTTGGGATTTTAGGAATGAAAGAACGTATTGAAATTTTAAATGGTACTATCACCATTACTAGTGAAATCAATCGAGGTACGACGGTATTATTTAAAATACCATTAGAAGTAAAATGATGTAACTGTTGCAGAAATTTAGGGGGTAAAGACAAATGACAAAGATTATTATTGTAGACGATCACCAGCTATTCCGCGAAGGAGTAAAACGCATTTTAGATTTTGAAGATACGTTTGATGTAGTAGCAGAAGGTGACGATGGCACAGATGTGGTTACGTTATATGCTGAAAACGAACCAGATGTAGTACTTATGGATATTAACATGCCAGGTAAAAATGGCGTAGAAGCAACGGCAGAGTTAATTACTGAATTTCCAGATGCTAAAGTGATTATGCTGTCCATACATGATGATGAAACATATGTTACACATGCATTAAAATCAGGTGCTCTTGGCTATATGTTAAAAGAAATGGATGCAGATGAAATCGTTGAGGCGATTAAAGTTGTTGCAAACGGTGGATCTTACTTACATCCAAAAGTAACAAAAAATTTAGTGGCAGAGTTCAAAAGACTTTCAGAACACGAAAATAAAGGTAACTTCCACCAAACGGAAATTCGTCGTCCATTCCATTTGCTAACGAAACGTGAATGTGAAGTATTACAGCTATTAACAGATGGCCAGTCAAACCGTACAATCGGCGAGACACTGTTTATCTCTGAAAAAACGGTTAAAAACCACGTATCAAGTATTCTACAAAAAATGAATGTGAATGACCGTACACAAGCCGTTGTAACAGCTATCAAAAATGGCTGGGTTGAAGTACGATAATTGCTAAAACTGTTTTTAAAAGCTACTTTCTATTGAAGTAGTTTTTAAAACAGTTTTTTATTGTTTTTTGGTAATAATTTGTATTGAGCTTACTTGATGAAGAACAGGTTATTCACAATTTTGTAACATTACTATTCGTACGTATAAACATGATAACTAGCAGATCATGCAACATTTTACAGCCTAATGCGTCATAAGGAAGATGTAGCACCTAAATGTTGAAAATGCACAACAAAATTCCTACGAAAGCATTTATATGCTACAATATGCGCGGGAGGTTTTTTGATGTTAAAGAAAAGTTTTCTAGCAGTTCTAATCTTATTAGTGTTAACTGCCTGTGGTAATAAAGATGAGAAGATGAGTGATGAAGAACGAGATAAAGTAATAGAGGATGGTACAGTTGGCTTTGAAATGATGGGTGGAAACGTAGAAAAGGCTGATAATGTACCAGCGGGAGATGAAAAAGCGATTTTAGCATCTTTTGATGAGTATATTGCTGCATTAAATGCTGAAGAAATTGATCGTTATATGAATACTATCTCGAAAAATCCAAAGGGTTTTAAATACGATGAAGAAAAAACATATGCAACAGAAGTATTTGAACAATTTGATATTAAGCGTGAAGTAGAAAATGTAACAATTGCCAAGTATGAATCAAAAGAGGCGCAAGTATTTGCCAACATGAAAATGCACTCACTTCAGCTTGAGACAAATGTCGAACATGAAAGTGCAGGACGTCAGGTAACAGTCTTTGTCAAAGAGGACAACGATTGGAAAGTGACAAGTGTCTTTTATATTGGTGACGACTCACAGTCAAGTACAGGAAATTAACAGAAGCTATCTTCATTCAACATAAGAATTGAGTGAAGATATGCCTATTATACATAGACAATGAATGTGAAATGGAAGCTAGCTTACTAGCATAACTCTAGAAGGACGAGAACGTGAATCCCACGTTCGTCATTCATTTCACATTCATTTCTTTTTGCTTTCCGTAGTTTGTGCGAAACCGAAGCGACAGTACAAACGAACAACAATTGCACCAAGAAGAAATAGATTGTAAACTAAGAATCATAGGAGAGTGGACATGGATGAGGACGGCAATCGTAACAGATAGTACTGCATATATTACAGCTGAGGAACGTGCACGCTTAAACATTCACATGATACCTTTAAGTGTCAATATCTCAGGTCAATTATTTGCAGAAGAAGTAGATATCACAGCATCTGAATTTTATGATAAGGTGCGTGGTAACAAAGAATTTCCCAAAACAACGCAGCCTCCAATCGGAGAATTTGCCGCTCTTTTTGATGAGCTAGCAAAGGATTATGATGAGGTAATTTCCATCCATTTATCGAGTGGTATTAGTGGAACATACCAAGGTGCAGTGCAGGCAGGTGAAATGGTGGAAGGTATTGATGTTTATGCCTTCGACAGTGAAATATCCTGTGCTGTTCAAGGCTTTTATGTTTTAAGAGCAGCTGAAATGGCGAAAGAGGGTCATTCAGCAAAAGACATACTTGCAGCATTAGCGGACATGCAGCAGTATATCCGAGCTTACTTCATTGTAGACGACTTAGCACATTTACAGCGTGGTGGGCGTTTATCTTCTGCGGCAGCATTAATCGGTGGTTTATTACAAGTAAAGCCTGTTTTACATTTTGTGGACAAGGTAATTGTACCTTTCGAGAAAATCCGTACACGTAAAAAGGCATTGAAACGTGCTGAGGAATTGCTAGCAGAGGATGCCAAAAAGTATGAAGCAATGGACGCTGTTGTCATTCACGGGAATTGCCCTGCCGAAGCGCAAGAATGGCTAGAGCAATTAGCCGCAACATACCCGAACGTAAACTTTAAATTAAGCTATTTCGGTCCTGTTATCGGTACTCATTTAGGTGAAGGATCGATGGGCTTAGGATGGACAAAAAAATAACGAAATGTAAGGAAGTCTCTACAACAAAAGTAGAGGCTTTTTTCTATGAAAGGAGAAAATGTAATGAGATATAGAGGTTGGTTGTTGCCACCAGCATTACGTGATTTTCATGAAGGACGTATTTGGTTAAAAGATCATTCACCATTTTCAGCAGAAGATATTGATAAAGCGATACAGCGAAAATACGTCAGTATAATAGAAGGAATTCAAATGAAGTCCGTTATGAAATGCAATCGTTGCCACAATACAGACCCGCAATTATTCACAAAATTCGATTGCTCAAAATGTCGACGAAAATGTGTGTATTGCCGACACTGTATAAAGATGGGTAGAGTAAGTAGCTGTACACAATTAATCATTTGGACTGGCCCCAAGTCGATAAAGATTAATAAGCACGCATTAAAATGGTCGGGTCAATACACCGAACTACAGCAACAGGCAGCTAATGAAACCTTAGCAAGTGTGAAAGCAAAACGATCGCATTTAATTCATGCTGTATGCGGTGCAGGCAAAACAGAGCTACTTTTTCCTACTGTCTATGATGCATTAAAGCGAGGGCTACGCGTTTGTATAGCTACACCACGTACAGATGTAGTGTTAGAACTGTATCCACGCTTTCAACAGGCTTTTCCTGAAACAATCATTCATGCTTTATACGGTGGAGCACTTTACCAAAATGGCTATGCGCAGTTTGTTATAGCAACGACCCATCAGCTCTACCGATTTGATAAGGCATTTGATGTCATGATTGTAGATGAGGCAGATGCTTTTCCTTATACATTTGATGAAACCCTACAAAAAGCAGTAGGAAAGGCTAAAAAGGAAAATGCTCCTCTCGTATTTGTGACAGCAACCCCATCATCATCCTTACTCCATACCTACCAGCAAGAAAGTTACTCTTTTATTCCAAAACGCTATCATAATCATCCTTTACCAGTTCCACAAGATCGTGCTTTATGGGGCTATGATAAATGCTTCAAGCGAGGTAAAATCCCCAACAGGTTGAAAAAATGGGTAGAAGAACGCTTACACCACAAGGAGCCCTTTTTATTATTTTTCCCAACAATTGCCTTAATGGATAGTGCAACACCTCTTTTACAAGAGTTAAATGAAAACATATTAGCTGTGCATGCTGCAGATCCAGAGCGGAAGGAAAAAGTGCTAAAGCTACGAAATAAAGAAGTTCCAGGCTTACTAACAACAACCATATTAGAAAGAGGCATTACAATTAGCAATGTACAGGTGGCCGTTATAGGGGCAGAGTCATTGATTTTTACTGCCAGTGCCCTCATTCAGATTGCAGGTCGAGTTGGACGAAATGTTCAATTTCCTGATGGTGAAGTCCTTTTCTTTCATCATGGTAATACGGCAGAAATGGATGAGGCATGTGCGAAAATTCAATTTTATAATAAGAAGGGCTTCTCTGAATGAATAAAATGGAATCCCGTTGTTTAATGTGTACACAGCCATTAAAAATAACTATTTCCTGGAAAATGATTTTAACTAAGCAATTCTCACCGACTCTATGTGAAAGATGTGTCGCTCGTTTTGCACCTTCACA encodes:
- a CDS encoding DegV family protein codes for the protein MRTAIVTDSTAYITAEERARLNIHMIPLSVNISGQLFAEEVDITASEFYDKVRGNKEFPKTTQPPIGEFAALFDELAKDYDEVISIHLSSGISGTYQGAVQAGEMVEGIDVYAFDSEISCAVQGFYVLRAAEMAKEGHSAKDILAALADMQQYIRAYFIVDDLAHLQRGGRLSSAAALIGGLLQVKPVLHFVDKVIVPFEKIRTRKKALKRAEELLAEDAKKYEAMDAVVIHGNCPAEAQEWLEQLAATYPNVNFKLSYFGPVIGTHLGEGSMGLGWTKK
- a CDS encoding DUF3225 domain-containing protein, whose translation is MLKKSFLAVLILLVLTACGNKDEKMSDEERDKVIEDGTVGFEMMGGNVEKADNVPAGDEKAILASFDEYIAALNAEEIDRYMNTISKNPKGFKYDEEKTYATEVFEQFDIKREVENVTIAKYESKEAQVFANMKMHSLQLETNVEHESAGRQVTVFVKEDNDWKVTSVFYIGDDSQSSTGN
- a CDS encoding LCP family protein; amino-acid sequence: MKKRSVSPNKKRSSKASLIIKVTLLLVASLVICVTAYAVYLTKQVEHAADSAYEELEGREVSTQRVEKVEPVQDNVSILFVGVDDSDNRGQGSDHSRSDALVLATLNNKTHTIKMLSIPRDSYVYIPKVGYKDKITHAHAMGGTLTTIETVEELFDIPINYYVRMNFNAFIDVVDALGGIEAEVPYALHELDEFDKFTINLQPGLQHLNGSEALALARTRKQDNDIERGKRQQEILSAIIKKVASVKSVTKYDDVIKALGDNMKTDMTFTEMKSFLSYLSKGAPRIDSLTLDGTDDTSTGIYYYQLNQDSVEETKEIFKNHLGLNEQSSSLTSGNTGTDSAASSDDNSVIE
- a CDS encoding sensor histidine kinase; translated protein: MFSNDTFDLKSLDDIFNRMLDTIMSSKDDIFIISEQSRRSFEDMQKELEIVRKQISIVIDDGDALEKSTQLAKQRLVLVSKAFDNYTEEQVREAYETAHDFQVKLSVIRTQEKQLRDKRDDLERRLRGLLDTIERADHIVNQVNVVLNYLTSDLKNVGLALEQAKMKQDFGIRIIAAQEEERKRLSREIHDGPAQMLANVLMRTDLIDRTYREKGIEKALAEIADLKKTVRNALSEVRRIIYDLRPMALDDLGIIPTLKKYLSTVTEYNPGVEIHFQSRSTEKRIPSNYEVSIFRLVQECVTNAMKHGKCKDIWVKLEWLKDAVNIVVKDDGIGFDPQVVKDHSFGILGMKERIEILNGTITITSEINRGTTVLFKIPLEVK
- a CDS encoding YigZ family protein encodes the protein MRENYLTVKGYGESEIVISKSRFLTYIERAETEEDAISFIDGIKKLHHNATHNCSAYIIGEHDHIQKANDDGEPSGTAGVPMLEVLKKQGLKDTVVVVTRYFGGIKLGGGGLIRAYGKATTEGLIAAQVVERKLHHFMKVAIDYTWLGKVENEIRSSLYTLEEIRYLEGVEIIVSVPKEEEEQFRSWITEMTNGQASTTFEDAQFVEFIVN
- a CDS encoding response regulator transcription factor, with translation MTKIIIVDDHQLFREGVKRILDFEDTFDVVAEGDDGTDVVTLYAENEPDVVLMDINMPGKNGVEATAELITEFPDAKVIMLSIHDDETYVTHALKSGALGYMLKEMDADEIVEAIKVVANGGSYLHPKVTKNLVAEFKRLSEHENKGNFHQTEIRRPFHLLTKRECEVLQLLTDGQSNRTIGETLFISEKTVKNHVSSILQKMNVNDRTQAVVTAIKNGWVEVR
- a CDS encoding DEAD/DEAH box helicase, producing MKGENVMRYRGWLLPPALRDFHEGRIWLKDHSPFSAEDIDKAIQRKYVSIIEGIQMKSVMKCNRCHNTDPQLFTKFDCSKCRRKCVYCRHCIKMGRVSSCTQLIIWTGPKSIKINKHALKWSGQYTELQQQAANETLASVKAKRSHLIHAVCGAGKTELLFPTVYDALKRGLRVCIATPRTDVVLELYPRFQQAFPETIIHALYGGALYQNGYAQFVIATTHQLYRFDKAFDVMIVDEADAFPYTFDETLQKAVGKAKKENAPLVFVTATPSSSLLHTYQQESYSFIPKRYHNHPLPVPQDRALWGYDKCFKRGKIPNRLKKWVEERLHHKEPFLLFFPTIALMDSATPLLQELNENILAVHAADPERKEKVLKLRNKEVPGLLTTTILERGITISNVQVAVIGAESLIFTASALIQIAGRVGRNVQFPDGEVLFFHHGNTAEMDEACAKIQFYNKKGFSE